One Burkholderia gladioli genomic window, ATGCAGGTCGGGCGCCGCGCCCGAATTGCCGTGGCCCGGCTCGACGATGGTGGCGTCCTGCACGCCGAACTGGTCGCGCAGGCGCAGCAGGGTGAGCGTGGTGCCGTTGGTGTTGGTGTCGGCGCTGGCGAGCTGCTCGGACATCAGCCGCGCCTTGCTGCGCAGGTCCGACAGCGAGGCGTCGAGCGTGTCGCGCCCGAGGTTGAGGCCGGCCGTCAGCGCGGTCTCGACGTTGACGTCGAACCAGGATTCGATGCTGCGCGACACGAACTGGTAGGACACGATGTAGATGATGCCGCCCGGCACCACCCCGACCAGGGCGAAGAACACCGCCAGCTTGGCCAGCAGGCGCGTGCCGAACTTGCCCTTGCGCAGCCGCACCACGATCATGCCGACCAGGCCCATCACCACCAGCAGGAACACCAGCGCGACCAGGATATTGGCGGTATAGAGCCAGGAATAGTAGCGGTCGAAGAATTCGGTGTTGGCGCTGGCCGCCGCGAGCAGCACCAGCAGCAGCAAGGCGGTGACCGCGACCGTCGAGACGATCACGCGCACCAGCAGGCTCTTGCCGAAGAAGCGGCGCAGGCTATTTCGCACGATCGGCCACCGTGAAGGTGAAGCGCTTCCACTCCGAGACCAGGGTCCAGTCGCGGTTGTTGACCGCGTCGACCTGGAACGGCTTGGGCATCAGCGCGGTGTCGAGCTGCATGCGCACCGAGGCCGTGTAGGTCTCGCCGGGAATCACCTGGGCGCGGTCGATCACATGCCAGGAGGTCACGTGCTGGACCACCGCGAGCGCGTCCTTGAGGGTCGGGAAGCCGAGCTGCAGGCCGCCCGTGGAGACGCGATACTCGCGCGTGAGCGGCTGGAACGACAGGCGGATGGTCTGCGAGACCGACACCGGCTGCTCGTCGAACCAGTACCAGCGCGCGCGGCTCAGCTCGAAGTCGGTGGTGAAGTAGAGCGGGATGCCCTTGTTGACGGCGTCCTCGAGGTTGGCGTTCAGCTCGAACTCGAAGCGCGCGTCGAGCGCCCAGCCGCTACCGTCCGACTGCAGCGAGGCGCGCTGCACGTTGATCGGATCGGCATGGGCCGGCGCGACGACGGCGAGGCACAGCGTGATCGCGACCAGCAGCGCGGCCGCGAAACGAAGTGGAAGGAGGCGTGAGATCGTCACCGTTTCTGAAAGCGCGCGTAGAAGAATCCGTCGTGGTCGGCCTGCCGCGCGGCCTCGTCGTGACCGGCATCGCCAGGCAGCCGACTCGCGGCGGCCCGCGGCAGCAGTTGCCCGGGCGCGTCCAATCGTACCGCATCTTGAACCGCGTCTTCAAACCAGCGCGCCTGTTGCTCGCCTTCCTCGGGGAAGATCGAGCAGGTCACGTAGAGCAATTCGCCGCCCGGCTTCAGCAGCGGCCACAGCGCCAGCAGGATGCGGCGCTGCTCGGCTACCAGCGCCGCGATGTCGGCCTCGCGGCGCAGCCAGCGGATGTCGGGATGGCGCCGCACGATGCCCGAAGCCGAGCAGGGCACGTCGGCCAGGATCCGGTCGAAAGCGCGGCCGTCGTGCCAGGCTTCGGGTGCGCCGGCATCGCCCACGCGCACCTCGGCGGACAGCTTCAGGCGCGCCAGGTTCTCTCCGATGCGCTCGGCGCGCGTCGCGTCGCTCTCCAGTGCCACCACCTCGACATCGGCCAGTTCGAGCAAATGCCCGGTCTTGCCGCCCGGCGCCGCGCAGGCGTCGAGCACGCGCATTCCGTCGCGCGCGCCCAGCCACTCGGCGGCCAGTTGCGCGCCCGCGTCCTGCACCGAGACCACGCCGTCGGCGAAGCCGGGAATCCGGTCCACCGGCAGCGGCGAAGCCAGCCGCACCGCGTGGCGGCCGACCGCGTCGGCCTCGATGCCGTGTTCGCGCAGCGTGGCCAGATAGGCGTCGACATCGGTATGCCGCGCGTTCACGCGCAGCGTCAGCGGGCCGGGCCGCTCGGCGGCCGCGAGGATCGATTGCCAGTGTTCGGGCCAGGCGCGCTCGACCGCGTCGATCCACCAGCCGCGATAGTTCCAGCGCGCGCCGCGATCGGCCTGCCATTGCGCGGCGAACGTCTCGCGCTCGCGCAGGAAACGGCGCAGCACCGCGTTGACGAGCCCCTTCGCGAAGGCGAACTCGCGCCGCGCGCCGACCGCCGTGACCGCCTGGTCGACCACCGTGAACGGCGTATAGGCCGCCTCGGCTTGCTCGTCGAGCAGCAGCGCCAGCGCGCAGGCCAGCAGCGCGCGCACGTGCTCGGGCGGGGCCTTGCTGACCAGCGCGCCGACCAGCCATTCGGCGGTGCCGAGCCGGCGCATGGCACGGTAGGCGATGTCCTGGATCGCGCCGCGCGAGAGCGGCTGCGCGGCGGCCGGCTGGGCGGCCTGCACCGCCGCCAGCGCGGCGGGCAGCGCCGAGCCTTGCGAGACCGCCGTGATCGCGCGCGCGGCGCCGTCCAGCGCGTAGCCGAGCGAATCGGGCGGCAGGTGCAGCGCCGACAGGCGCGGCGCGGAAGGCCGCTGGCTGGACGGGCTGGGGCGTGACGAACGGGAAGGACGGGCGGAACGGGGCTGGGTCATCGGATACGGGAGCTGGCGGGCCGGCTTGGCGCGGGCCGCGCTCCGGACGAGCACGGCATCAAACGACGCATTGTAGCGCGCCGCCCGCGCGCTCCCGCCAGGGGATGCGTCTCGTGCCACCCGCCACGCGTCGGCCAGCCGGCGCGCGGCCGGCTCCCGGGGCGATCAGTAGCGGTAGGTCACCGCGCTCATGCCGAACCAACTGTTCTTGCTCTGCACGATCGGGCTGTTGCTCGAGGAGCCGAACAGGCGCGTGAGGCCGCCGGTGGTGGTGATCGACCAGCGCTGCGAGAGCGAGTGGGTCCAGGCCGCCGAGACGGTCGCGCGATCGAAACCGCCCTTGGTCGAGTAGGCCGCGAAGCGGCTGCTCGCCGCCTGCGCGGCACTGACGCCGAAGAAGGTCTGGTTGTAGCGGCCGCTGCCGGCGTGCAGGCTGCTGGTCACGCTGACGCTGTCGGCCGCGGTCTGGAACACCGGCACCTCGAGGTCGAGATGGCCGCTCACGCCGCGCGTGGTGTGGGTGAGCGGCTGGTCGAGCGTGACGCTCACGGTGGACACGCCGAACACGCGCGCGCCGGCCTTCAGCGACAGCAGCAGCGAACCGGGGATATTGCCCATGCCCTTGAGGTAGTCGGAGCCGTTGCGGTCGAAGCGGTTCTCGTCGGCGCGGCCGTCGTCGTAGGAGAGCGCCGCGGAGACGAACAGGCCATTCGAGAAATCGCGGCGGTAGCCGGCGCCGTCCATGCCGAGGAAGAAGCCGTTGTCGAAGCGGGCCGAGATCATCGGTGCAAGGATGGGCCGGTAGTCGCGGCTGCCCAGGTAGCGCGAGCTCACGCCGCCGCCCAGCGAGAACAGGTAGACGTTTTCCGCGTGGGCGGCGGAGAAGCAGGCGAGGCCCAGCAAGGGCAGGCAGCGATGGAGCAGACGTAGGCGCACGGCGGGGTTCCCCGATTGGTGAAGAAGCCGCCGCAGTCTAGGGAGCGTGGCGATGCGCGTCTGTCTCGAAATAATGCGGATTTGTGTGGGACTGTGGGGAAGTGTCGGGATGTGTCGCGTGGCTGAGAGAAGCGGGCGCGGGCAAGCCGGCCAGGCAGCGCAACGCAGGCGTCATGCCTCGGCGTGGCTTGAGGATCGGGTGAATAAGGCGATGCCATGACGATGGCCGCCGTCACGCAAAATCCGCGAGCATAAAAAACGGGGCTGTCAGCCCCGTGTCCTATCGGTCCTGCCGAGTGTCCCACACGCGGAGGATCGCGATACCGGTCGGAATCGGTTCGTAGGCCGGGACGATTTCGTAGTGAATCTCGTAATCGCCGTGCAAACAAACGTCCTTGTGGATCTCGCGCGCCGGAGGACCTTCCCATCCGTCGAGTTCCTCGCCGATGCGGTGACGCAACGCGACGCCGAGCGATTTTCCTTCGGCGGTGAGCGCCTTCACAATCTCCCGTGCTTTCAGTACTCCATTGATCTTTTTCTCGAACTCGAAGATCGCGAGCATGTCGGACGCCGCCTTGCTCGTGAAAACGACGGGAACTTGCCTCACTCGCCAACCTTCGGCAGCGGTAGTTCGTGGTCGGTCCCGAGCGAATCCGCCCAGCGCTCCATCGCCTCCATCGACACCAATCTCGCCGCGTCGACGTCGTCCAACCCTTCCTGGATCATGGCGCGTTCGCGTTCCGCACGGGCGAGGTAGGCAACCACCGCCTTGCGGACGATCCATTGCTTCGAGCGGTCCAGCCGTGCCGCCATGGCGTCCATCCGCTCCACGAGGTTGACGGGCAATTGTGCCGTTACCGTTTTCAACGCTTCAGCCATGCCGGGCCTCCGTCATCTGCGTTTCCGAAGGCCCTATTGTAAAACAATAGACACCCTCGAGAGGCCCAATTGATTGCTGCTCGAACGGCAGCGCGTGGATCGGCGATGGTTTTTGTCGTTGACCGAAATCCTGCTTTCGACGCATTGCGCGCCGAGGTCTGTTCCTGCATCGATCGTTTGACCGTCGCTGATCCCTAGCCCCGCCTACCGTTCGCGCGTCTTGAGCGATAGGCGGGATCGATATCCCGCAGTCATGGCGACGATCAGGATACCGACGGCATCCCGACCTCGAAAATCACTCGAAGCGCCCCGTGCGCGCCATCTCCATCAGGCGCGCGATGCGCTCCTCGGTGGCCGGGTGAGTGCTGAACAGGTTCTGCAGCCCACCACCCGCCAGCGGATTCATGATCATCATCTGCGCGGTGGCCGGGTGCGCCTCGGCCGTCGCGAAGGGGATGCCGGCGGCATAGCGATGGATCTTGTCGAGCGCGGTGGCGAGCGCCTGCGGATCGCCCGAGATCTGCGCGCCGCCGCGGTCGGCCTCGAATTCGCGGGCGCGCGAGATCGCCATCTGGATCAGCGCGCCGGCGATCGGCGCGAGCAGCGCCACCGCGATGCCGGCGATCGGGTTGCTCGGGCGGCCGTTCTCGTCGCGCCCGCCGAAGAACATCGCGAAGTTCGCGAGCGCCGAGATCGCGCCGGCCATGGTGGCCGAGATGGTCGAGATCAGGATGTCGCGATGCTTGACGTGGGCCAGCTCGTGCGCCATTACCCCGCGCATCTCGCGCTCGGACAGCACGCGCAGGATGCCGGTGGTGGCAGCCACCGCCGCATGCTCGGGGTCGCGCCCGGTGGCGAACGCGTTCGGCGCGGCCTCGTCGATCAGGTAGACGCGCGGCATCGGCAGGTTCGCGCGCGTGGCCAGCTCGCGCACCATGCGATAGAACTGCGGCGCGGTGCTCTCGTCGACTTCCTGCGCGTTGTACATGCGCAGCACCATCTTGTCCGAGTACCAGTACGAGAAGAAATTCATGGCGAGCGCGAACAGCAGCGCGATCATCATGCCGCGCGAGCCGCCGATCATCCCGCCGATCACGATGAACAGGGCCGTGATCGCGGCCATCAGCATCGCCGTCTTGACCCAATTGAACATAGTCCACTCCTTGAGACCGTAACCACACTCGGCGGCATCCCAGTCGTGCCGACAAGCGATTGTAAGCGAATCGTTAGATAAGGGCGTGTCGGAAAAATTCAATATCTCGAAATGACGAAACGCGTGAGTGACAGAACGCGTATCGACACCGCCTCAGCGCTGGGTCGCCGCGGCCAGCCGCAGGCCGAGGCCGACGAAGGCGCTGCCGACCAGGCGGTCGAGCCAGGTCTTCAGCGCGCCGTTGCCGGCGAAGCGCCGCGTGACGGTGCCGGCCACCCAGGCCACCACCAGGCTCCAGATCAGGCCCTGCAACACGAACACGCCGCCCAGCGCGAGGAACGCGAGGGTCTTGTGCGCGCTGTCGGCCGCCACGAATTGCGGGAAGAACGAGATGAAGAACAGCACCACCTTCGGGTTCAGCACGTTGGTGGTGACGCCCTGCACGAACAGCTGGCGCAGGGGGCGCGCCGGACCGGCGGCAGCCGGTGCTTCGGAAGACGCCGGCGTCGCGGCGGGCCGCGACAGCACCAGCTTCACGCCGAGGTAGATCAGGTAGGCGGCGCCGGCGTACTTGACGGCCGTGAAGGCCAGCGGCGAGGCGGCGATCAGCGCGGTCAGGCCGAACGCGCAGGCCAGCGTGTGGACGCCGCAGCCGGCCGCGATCCCGAACGCCGAGACGATGCCGGCGCTGCGGCCCTGCGCGACGCTGCGGCCGACGATATAGGCGGTGTCGGGGCCGGGCGTGATGTTCAGCAGGAACACGGCCAGCACGAAGAAACCGAAATGGGTGATGCCAAGCATGGGGGACCTTCGAAACCGCGGCGGGGACAGCAGGCATTCTACGCGTCTCGCCGCGCGGGCGGCAGCGTTCGGGGGGCGCCCTCGGCTGCGGGATTCATGGCGCTCGCGACGCCGCGCGGCGAGGCGGCACCGGAGCGGATCGCACGCCGCCCGAAGCGCCGCGCGATCGCCGCCGGCTTCGGCCCCGCCCGCCGCTCAGGCCGGCTCGGGCAAGGCGAAACGCTGGCCGGCCGCGAGCGGCGCGCCGGCCAGGAACTCGCGCGCGGGCAGCCGCTTGCCGCCCGGTTTCTGCAACTGCGTGACGCGCAGCGTACCGCTGCCGCAGGCGATCAGCACGCCCTCGGCGCCAGCTTCGACGATGGTGCCGGGCTCGGCCGCGCCGCGCGCGGCCACCGCCTCGGCGGCCCACAGCTTCAGCACGCTGCCGTCGAGCATGCCCGCGCCGCCCGGGAACGGATCGAAGGCGCGGATGCGCCGCGCCAGCACCTCGGCCGGCTCGCGCCAGTCGAGCGCGGCCTCGTGCTTGCCGATCTTCTCGGCATAGGTGATGCCCTCGGCCGGCTGCGGCGTGGCGTCGAGCTTGCCCTCGCGCTCGAGCTTCACCAGCGCCTCGACGATCAGCTGCGAGCCGAGCGTCGCGAGCTTGTCGTGCAGCGACGCGGTGGTGTCATCCCCGGCGATCGCCACGCGCGCCTCCGAGATCATCGCGCCGGTATCGAGCCCCGCATCCATCTGCATCAGCGTGACGCCGGTCTCCGCGTCGCCGGCCTCGATCGAGCGGTGGATCGGCGCGGCACCGCGCCAGCGCGGCAGCAGCGAGGCATGGATGTTGATGCAGCCGTGGCGCGGGATGTCGAGCACTTCCTGCGGCAGCAGCAGCCCGTAGGCGGCCACCACCATCACGTCGTGCGGCGTGGCGTTCAGCGTGTCGAGCGCGGTGGCCGCCTCGGCCGGGAACTTGCCGTTGCGGCGCAGCGAGGGCGGCTGCGCGACCGGCAGGCCGTGTTCGAGCGCGTATTGCTTGACCGCGCTGGCCTGCAGCTTCATGCCGCGCCCGGCGGGTCGGTCGGGCTGGGTCAGCACCAGCGGCACCGGGAAGCCGGCCTGATGGATCGCGGCCAGCGCGGCCGCGGCGAATTCCGGCGTGCCGGCGAAGATGACGCGCAACGAATGGCTCATGGAGGATCGGTCCGTCACGCGCGTCACATCGCGCGTTCGAGTTTCTTCATCTTGCTCTTGATGCGGTTCTGCTTGAGCGGCGAGAGGTACTGGACGAACACGCGGCCCATCAGGTGATCCATCTCGTGCTGGATGCAGACCGCCAGCAGCCCCTCGCACTCGAGCTCGAAGGGCTGGCCGTCGCGGCCCAGCGCGCGCACGCGCACGTGATCGGGCCGCTCGACCTCGTCGTAGACGCCCGGCACCGACAGGCAACCTTCCTCGTAGACCTGCTTGCCGTCGCTGGACCAGACGATCTCGGGATTGATGAAGACCTGCAGCGCGTTCTTGTCCTCGGAGGTGTCGATCACGATCACGCGCTC contains:
- a CDS encoding DUF4390 domain-containing protein, which produces MTISRLLPLRFAAALLVAITLCLAVVAPAHADPINVQRASLQSDGSGWALDARFEFELNANLEDAVNKGIPLYFTTDFELSRARWYWFDEQPVSVSQTIRLSFQPLTREYRVSTGGLQLGFPTLKDALAVVQHVTSWHVIDRAQVIPGETYTASVRMQLDTALMPKPFQVDAVNNRDWTLVSEWKRFTFTVADRAK
- the rsmB gene encoding 16S rRNA (cytosine(967)-C(5))-methyltransferase RsmB — encoded protein: MTQPRSARPSRSSRPSPSSQRPSAPRLSALHLPPDSLGYALDGAARAITAVSQGSALPAALAAVQAAQPAAAQPLSRGAIQDIAYRAMRRLGTAEWLVGALVSKAPPEHVRALLACALALLLDEQAEAAYTPFTVVDQAVTAVGARREFAFAKGLVNAVLRRFLRERETFAAQWQADRGARWNYRGWWIDAVERAWPEHWQSILAAAERPGPLTLRVNARHTDVDAYLATLREHGIEADAVGRHAVRLASPLPVDRIPGFADGVVSVQDAGAQLAAEWLGARDGMRVLDACAAPGGKTGHLLELADVEVVALESDATRAERIGENLARLKLSAEVRVGDAGAPEAWHDGRAFDRILADVPCSASGIVRRHPDIRWLRREADIAALVAEQRRILLALWPLLKPGGELLYVTCSIFPEEGEQQARWFEDAVQDAVRLDAPGQLLPRAAASRLPGDAGHDEAARQADHDGFFYARFQKR
- a CDS encoding MipA/OmpV family protein codes for the protein MPLLGLACFSAAHAENVYLFSLGGGVSSRYLGSRDYRPILAPMISARFDNGFFLGMDGAGYRRDFSNGLFVSAALSYDDGRADENRFDRNGSDYLKGMGNIPGSLLLSLKAGARVFGVSTVSVTLDQPLTHTTRGVSGHLDLEVPVFQTAADSVSVTSSLHAGSGRYNQTFFGVSAAQAASSRFAAYSTKGGFDRATVSAAWTHSLSQRWSITTTGGLTRLFGSSSNSPIVQSKNSWFGMSAVTYRY
- a CDS encoding type II toxin-antitoxin system RelE/ParE family toxin; the protein is MLAIFEFEKKINGVLKAREIVKALTAEGKSLGVALRHRIGEELDGWEGPPAREIHKDVCLHGDYEIHYEIVPAYEPIPTGIAILRVWDTRQDR
- a CDS encoding CopG family ribbon-helix-helix protein; protein product: MAEALKTVTAQLPVNLVERMDAMAARLDRSKQWIVRKAVVAYLARAERERAMIQEGLDDVDAARLVSMEAMERWADSLGTDHELPLPKVGE
- the htpX gene encoding zinc metalloprotease HtpX, which produces MFNWVKTAMLMAAITALFIVIGGMIGGSRGMMIALLFALAMNFFSYWYSDKMVLRMYNAQEVDESTAPQFYRMVRELATRANLPMPRVYLIDEAAPNAFATGRDPEHAAVAATTGILRVLSEREMRGVMAHELAHVKHRDILISTISATMAGAISALANFAMFFGGRDENGRPSNPIAGIAVALLAPIAGALIQMAISRAREFEADRGGAQISGDPQALATALDKIHRYAAGIPFATAEAHPATAQMMIMNPLAGGGLQNLFSTHPATEERIARLMEMARTGRFE
- a CDS encoding LysE family translocator, which codes for MLGITHFGFFVLAVFLLNITPGPDTAYIVGRSVAQGRSAGIVSAFGIAAGCGVHTLACAFGLTALIAASPLAFTAVKYAGAAYLIYLGVKLVLSRPAATPASSEAPAAAGPARPLRQLFVQGVTTNVLNPKVVLFFISFFPQFVAADSAHKTLAFLALGGVFVLQGLIWSLVVAWVAGTVTRRFAGNGALKTWLDRLVGSAFVGLGLRLAAATQR
- the fmt gene encoding methionyl-tRNA formyltransferase, translated to MSHSLRVIFAGTPEFAAAALAAIHQAGFPVPLVLTQPDRPAGRGMKLQASAVKQYALEHGLPVAQPPSLRRNGKFPAEAATALDTLNATPHDVMVVAAYGLLLPQEVLDIPRHGCINIHASLLPRWRGAAPIHRSIEAGDAETGVTLMQMDAGLDTGAMISEARVAIAGDDTTASLHDKLATLGSQLIVEALVKLEREGKLDATPQPAEGITYAEKIGKHEAALDWREPAEVLARRIRAFDPFPGGAGMLDGSVLKLWAAEAVAARGAAEPGTIVEAGAEGVLIACGSGTLRVTQLQKPGGKRLPAREFLAGAPLAAGQRFALPEPA
- the def gene encoding peptide deformylase, translating into MALLNILHYPDKRLHKVAKPVDVVDDRIRKLVDDMAETMYAAPGIGLAATQVDVHERVIVIDTSEDKNALQVFINPEIVWSSDGKQVYEEGCLSVPGVYDEVERPDHVRVRALGRDGQPFELECEGLLAVCIQHEMDHLMGRVFVQYLSPLKQNRIKSKMKKLERAM